One Bradyrhizobium zhanjiangense DNA segment encodes these proteins:
- a CDS encoding NAD(P)/FAD-dependent oxidoreductase yields MRLVIIGAGFAGMYAALSAARLREIQGVSPEALEIALVAPEPTLVVRPRLYEPKPETLTAPLLDVLEAIDVTYVQGIAETVDTKSCMVKIATAKGTKKTLSYDRLVVTTGSRLFRPNIPGLAGHGFSVDSLDDAIALDKHLHGLAKRPATNGRDTVVVAGGGFTGIEAATEMPARLRDILGTNAKSRVIIVERNNAIAPDMGAGPRPVIEDALHKLGVQTRLGAGVTSLDESGVTLSSGEHIETETVIWAAGIRAAPLTAQIPAERDSFGRLLVDRCLQVPGVQGVFAAGDAARAACDDEGNYALMSCQHATRMGAFAGNNAAAELLGLPTRPYHQKAYVTCLDLGEAGALFTRGWERNVEIVGEVAKKTKREINTVWIYPPRAERAVALASADPERVTDL; encoded by the coding sequence ATGCGATTAGTCATCATCGGCGCCGGCTTCGCCGGCATGTACGCCGCCCTTTCCGCAGCCCGCCTGCGCGAGATTCAGGGCGTCTCGCCGGAGGCGCTCGAGATCGCGCTGGTGGCCCCCGAGCCGACGCTCGTGGTTCGCCCGCGGCTCTACGAACCGAAGCCCGAGACCCTGACGGCGCCCCTGCTCGACGTGCTCGAGGCCATCGACGTCACCTATGTGCAGGGCATCGCCGAGACGGTCGACACCAAATCCTGCATGGTAAAGATCGCCACCGCGAAGGGCACGAAGAAGACACTCTCTTACGACCGCCTCGTCGTGACCACCGGCAGCCGGCTGTTCCGTCCGAACATTCCGGGTCTTGCCGGCCATGGCTTCAGCGTCGATTCGCTCGACGATGCGATTGCGCTCGACAAGCACCTGCATGGCCTCGCCAAGCGGCCGGCCACGAACGGGCGCGACACGGTCGTCGTCGCCGGCGGCGGCTTCACCGGCATCGAGGCCGCCACCGAAATGCCGGCACGGCTTCGCGACATCCTCGGTACCAACGCGAAGTCCCGCGTCATCATCGTCGAGCGCAACAATGCGATCGCGCCCGACATGGGCGCAGGCCCTCGACCCGTCATCGAGGACGCCCTTCACAAGCTCGGTGTTCAAACCCGCCTCGGTGCCGGCGTCACCTCGCTCGACGAGTCCGGCGTCACCCTGTCCAGCGGCGAACACATCGAGACCGAGACGGTGATCTGGGCGGCGGGCATTCGTGCCGCGCCTTTGACCGCACAGATCCCCGCCGAGCGCGACAGTTTCGGCCGCTTGCTGGTCGACCGCTGCTTGCAGGTGCCAGGCGTCCAGGGCGTATTCGCGGCCGGCGATGCGGCGCGTGCCGCCTGCGACGACGAGGGCAATTACGCGCTGATGTCGTGCCAGCACGCCACGCGCATGGGCGCCTTCGCCGGCAACAATGCGGCCGCGGAGCTGCTGGGCCTGCCGACCAGGCCCTATCACCAGAAGGCCTATGTCACATGCCTCGATCTCGGCGAAGCCGGCGCGCTGTTCACGCGCGGCTGGGAGCGCAACGTGGAGATCGTCGGCGAGGTCGCCAAGAAGACGAAACGCGAGATCAACACCGTCTGGATCTACCCGCCGCGCGCCGAACGTGCCGTCGCGCTGGCCTCGGCCGATCCGGAGCGCGTGACTGACCTCTAA
- a CDS encoding MBL fold metallo-hydrolase yields the protein MNQTIRNTQEKTNMNLHDTAHLGRGPEELVPSRYALRIGEIDVLVISDGVLTLPGAMLAHNADPAVRAAWLKDMFLPPDAFDWALNVVVVRSGGQTILVDAGLGSDPDLHLPRAGQLSKRLEAAGIDLGSVTDVVLTHMHMDHIGGLLVDEVRDRLRADLRIHVAAAEVKFWEAPDFSHVAMPPGFPDALRATAKRFAKEYHNQLRTFEDEHEVAPGVVVTRTGGHTPGHSVVRLASGGDRLTFAGDAVFTVGFDHPEWHNGFEHDPEEAARVRVRLLRELAANEELLVATHMPFPSVGRVAVDGDHFRWVPAFWDY from the coding sequence ATGAATCAGACGATCCGCAACACCCAGGAGAAGACGAACATGAACTTGCACGACACTGCACATCTCGGCAGAGGCCCCGAAGAGCTGGTCCCGTCGCGGTACGCGCTGCGGATCGGCGAGATCGACGTGCTGGTGATCAGCGATGGGGTGCTGACGCTGCCAGGTGCGATGCTGGCCCACAACGCCGACCCGGCCGTCCGCGCGGCCTGGCTGAAGGACATGTTCCTGCCGCCGGATGCTTTCGATTGGGCGCTGAACGTGGTCGTGGTGCGCAGCGGCGGCCAGACCATCCTCGTCGACGCTGGACTAGGGTCCGACCCTGACTTGCACCTGCCGCGGGCCGGGCAGTTGAGCAAGCGACTGGAAGCCGCCGGCATCGATCTTGGGTCCGTGACCGACGTGGTGCTGACGCATATGCACATGGACCACATTGGCGGCCTGCTCGTCGACGAGGTCAGGGACCGGTTGCGCGCGGACCTGCGCATCCACGTGGCAGCCGCCGAGGTCAAATTCTGGGAGGCGCCCGATTTCTCCCACGTCGCGATGCCGCCGGGATTTCCGGATGCGCTTCGGGCAACCGCCAAGCGATTCGCGAAAGAGTACCATAACCAGCTGCGCACCTTCGAGGACGAGCACGAGGTGGCGCCGGGCGTGGTGGTCACGCGCACCGGCGGCCACACCCCCGGGCACAGCGTGGTCCGCCTGGCATCCGGCGGCGATCGGTTGACATTCGCCGGCGACGCCGTGTTCACCGTCGGATTCGATCACCCCGAGTGGCACAACGGCTTCGAGCACGATCCCGAAGAGGCGGCCCGCGTTCGTGTCCGTCTCCTGCGGGAGCTGGCGGCGAACGAAGAGCTCCTCGTCGCCACTCACATGCCGTTCCCATCGGTCGGCCGGGTGGCGGTCGACGGCGACCACTTTCGCTGGGTGCCGGCGTTCTGGGACTACTGA
- a CDS encoding caspase family protein: MNVRQLDLSRRTIAVAAALIGTVSLVIGAHAALNMRAIDAAKAVSTDQITGSIGHATRLALVIGNGHYPDANAPLTQSINDARALSSSLRKSGFDVDMVEDATKDDMVRAVNRLKSRIKHDSVVMLFFGGYGVQAGRESYMLPVDAVIWKESDVRRHGVSIEGVLDMMKEQGAKAKLVVVDASRRNPYERRFRSYSHGLAPISASDNALILTSASPGKVVDDGKGEHSVLVSELLNNLNAQGSSAESVFNKTRVAISRASEGDQVPSVSSSLLEDVRFGEAGG; this comes from the coding sequence ATGAATGTAAGGCAGCTCGACCTTTCCCGACGCACGATTGCCGTCGCCGCCGCCCTCATCGGCACGGTGTCCCTCGTGATCGGCGCCCATGCTGCCCTCAACATGCGCGCGATCGACGCCGCCAAGGCCGTCTCGACCGACCAGATCACCGGCTCGATCGGCCATGCCACGCGTCTGGCGCTGGTCATCGGCAATGGACATTACCCAGACGCCAACGCGCCCCTGACGCAGTCGATCAATGATGCACGCGCGCTCTCTTCGTCCCTGCGCAAGAGCGGCTTTGACGTCGACATGGTGGAAGACGCGACCAAGGACGACATGGTCCGCGCCGTCAACCGCCTGAAGTCCCGGATCAAGCACGACAGCGTCGTCATGCTGTTCTTCGGCGGCTATGGCGTGCAGGCCGGCCGCGAGAGCTACATGCTGCCGGTCGATGCCGTGATCTGGAAAGAAAGCGACGTCCGCCGCCACGGCGTCTCCATCGAGGGCGTGCTCGACATGATGAAGGAGCAAGGCGCCAAGGCCAAGCTCGTCGTCGTCGACGCCTCCCGCCGTAACCCCTACGAGCGCCGCTTCCGCTCCTACAGCCACGGTCTCGCGCCGATCAGCGCGTCCGACAATGCGCTGATCCTCACCTCGGCCTCGCCCGGCAAGGTCGTCGATGACGGCAAGGGCGAGCACAGCGTGCTGGTCAGCGAGCTCCTCAACAACCTCAATGCGCAAGGCAGCAGCGCCGAAAGCGTCTTCAACAAGACCCGCGTCGCCATCTCCCGCGCCAGCGAAGGCGACCAGGTCCCGAGCGTCTCGTCGTCATTGCTCGAGGACGTCCGTTTCGGCGAAGCCGGCGGCTAG
- a CDS encoding helix-turn-helix transcriptional regulator yields MTGNSAPMRDPPQQGLPPALGGQGEDNSHSDRRAAGAEMARVLRTEPFRMALDASGAGIAHWRHDPLHDVVEPMSHHVIMAYNGVMQRMERRSGRSVAIGTFRPGVLIIIPEGSSSRWDIPKPVDVVQLYLPDATLKRIADEAGTTGPADLLERTAHPDPITSRLLLSAADALEGHGALDNLFRHQLTDLLATRVLAAHSGSPTTLQPTMGGLSPKVLLRAIERLRSDSDADVSLDALASDAGLSRFHFCRAFKESTGLSPHAWLRQHRLEQAMKMLRDSDDAVVSIAAALGYSSQTAFAAAFRKLTGESPSDWRRRQR; encoded by the coding sequence ATGACCGGAAACTCCGCTCCCATGCGCGATCCCCCGCAGCAGGGCTTGCCACCTGCACTTGGCGGACAGGGGGAGGACAACTCGCATTCCGACCGGCGCGCCGCCGGTGCGGAGATGGCGCGCGTGCTCAGGACCGAGCCATTTCGCATGGCGCTGGATGCCTCCGGCGCCGGCATCGCGCACTGGAGACACGATCCACTGCACGACGTCGTCGAGCCCATGAGCCACCACGTGATCATGGCCTACAACGGCGTGATGCAGCGCATGGAGCGGCGCTCGGGACGATCGGTTGCGATCGGTACGTTTCGCCCCGGGGTCCTGATCATCATTCCGGAAGGATCGAGCTCCAGGTGGGACATTCCGAAGCCCGTCGACGTGGTTCAGCTCTATCTTCCCGATGCGACGCTGAAGCGCATTGCCGACGAGGCCGGAACCACCGGACCGGCCGACCTGCTGGAGCGAACGGCGCATCCCGATCCCATCACGTCCCGACTGCTCTTGAGCGCGGCGGACGCGCTGGAGGGCCATGGCGCGCTGGATAATCTGTTCCGGCATCAGCTGACGGATCTTCTGGCCACGCGCGTTCTGGCGGCCCATTCAGGCTCGCCGACCACGTTGCAGCCGACCATGGGCGGGCTGTCGCCGAAAGTCCTGCTCCGTGCGATCGAACGATTGCGGTCTGACAGTGATGCGGACGTCTCGCTCGATGCGCTGGCGTCCGATGCCGGTCTGTCGCGCTTTCACTTCTGCCGCGCCTTCAAGGAAAGCACCGGGTTGTCGCCGCATGCCTGGCTCCGCCAGCACCGGCTGGAGCAGGCCATGAAGATGCTGCGCGACAGTGACGATGCGGTGGTCTCGATCGCAGCCGCGCTTGGCTATTCCTCGCAGACGGCATTCGCAGCCGCCTTCAGGAAGCTGACCGGCGAGAGCCCGAGCGATTGGCGCAGGCGCCAGCGTTAG
- a CDS encoding thermonuclease family protein: MLRKVLIALAFIALPSLADAADITGMAKVRAGDTVVIGNTRVRLGGIDAPAVDQLCLNTKTERWTCGVAARDELAKYADGKNWVCHTRAIDRRGRTVARCEVGGEDIQKWLVRSGWALAYTRMSHDYEADEAAAREAKAGMWQGAFIAPWDWRVRNKKTAILGATKPPDGAHAVLLASASGPVAPSPDCTIKGNVNSAGECIYHQPTSRWYTQIKMKISKGTRWFCSVEEAEAAGCRETKR, encoded by the coding sequence ATGTTGCGAAAAGTCCTGATTGCGCTGGCTTTCATCGCCCTCCCGTCGCTGGCTGACGCCGCCGACATCACCGGCATGGCAAAAGTGCGCGCCGGCGATACCGTGGTGATCGGCAACACGCGGGTGCGGCTCGGCGGCATCGACGCGCCGGCAGTCGACCAGCTTTGCCTCAACACCAAGACCGAACGCTGGACCTGTGGCGTCGCCGCGCGCGACGAGCTCGCCAAATATGCCGATGGCAAGAATTGGGTGTGCCATACCCGCGCGATCGACCGGCGCGGCCGCACCGTGGCGCGTTGCGAGGTCGGCGGCGAGGACATCCAGAAATGGCTGGTGCGCAGCGGCTGGGCGCTGGCCTACACTCGCATGTCCCATGATTACGAGGCGGACGAAGCCGCCGCGCGGGAGGCCAAGGCCGGGATGTGGCAGGGCGCCTTCATCGCGCCCTGGGACTGGCGGGTCCGCAACAAGAAGACTGCCATCCTCGGCGCCACCAAGCCGCCAGATGGGGCGCATGCGGTGCTGCTCGCCTCGGCCTCGGGACCGGTCGCGCCGTCGCCTGATTGCACCATCAAGGGCAACGTCAACAGCGCCGGCGAATGCATCTACCACCAGCCGACCAGCCGCTGGTACACCCAGATCAAGATGAAGATCAGCAAAGGCACCCGCTGGTTCTGTTCGGTGGAAGAGGCGGAGGCCGCGGGCTGCCGCGAGACGAAGCGATAA
- a CDS encoding SDR family NAD(P)-dependent oxidoreductase, which translates to MAGLRCQQRRRSNMKSENVVIVTGGSSGIGRAAALRFARQGDKVLVTGRRPGPIEETVAEHANIAGLVADVASAEDARRTIAKAVDTWGKVDALVNNAGAGAILPLVDATADRIMDIFSVNVIGPSLLAAAALPHLRATQGAIVNVSSTFGHRPAGALSHYAASKAALEHLTRCWALELAPVGIRVNAVAAGPTESGALTGMMGLSLEQAAAIKEQERARIPLGRRGVPDDVAEWIVRLAGPASEWVTGQVVAIDGGLGLA; encoded by the coding sequence GTGGCTGGACTGCGCTGTCAGCAAAGAAGGAGATCGAACATGAAAAGTGAAAATGTCGTCATCGTGACGGGAGGCAGCTCGGGCATCGGGCGCGCGGCGGCACTACGTTTCGCCAGACAAGGCGACAAGGTGCTCGTGACCGGCCGCCGTCCCGGCCCTATCGAAGAAACGGTTGCCGAGCATGCAAACATTGCCGGCCTGGTTGCCGATGTCGCCTCCGCCGAAGATGCCAGGCGCACAATTGCCAAGGCGGTCGATACCTGGGGCAAGGTCGATGCCTTGGTGAACAACGCAGGCGCAGGCGCAATTCTTCCGCTGGTCGACGCGACGGCCGATCGGATCATGGACATCTTCTCCGTGAATGTGATCGGCCCAAGTCTGCTCGCCGCTGCTGCTCTGCCTCACCTCAGGGCAACACAGGGCGCAATCGTCAATGTCTCGAGCACTTTCGGTCACAGGCCGGCGGGCGCCCTGTCGCATTACGCAGCCAGCAAGGCGGCATTGGAGCACTTGACTCGCTGCTGGGCGCTGGAGCTCGCACCGGTCGGTATACGCGTGAACGCGGTCGCTGCGGGGCCCACGGAATCCGGCGCTCTGACTGGCATGATGGGGCTGTCCCTGGAGCAGGCTGCCGCAATCAAGGAGCAGGAGCGCGCGCGCATACCGCTCGGGCGGCGCGGCGTTCCGGACGATGTCGCAGAATGGATCGTCCGGCTTGCCGGCCCCGCCTCAGAATGGGTGACGGGCCAGGTGGTCGCGATCGATGGCGGCTTGGGACTGGCATAG
- a CDS encoding efflux RND transporter periplasmic adaptor subunit, producing MRHLPRAVARSLFPAAIAGVFALGPYQAGAAEDDAPKGPAVTVLKVAKSCFSDIVEATGTIIAREETSVRPERPSLKVTEVLAEAGQTITAGQVLARLALPEGGTLQVTAPVAGVIATSTAQIGNFASAKGEALFTIVARSEYDLVGLVATTDMRKLAVNQQATVRIAGAGDIDGKIRRIGPTVEQNIQQGMVYIGISSQKRLLLNASGRALIKTGQSCNVAVPLTAVQYSSAGTVVQVIRRNRVETKRVEIGLMSGGNIEVRDGLNDGDVIVARAGALLREGDPVRPVMASAEAAK from the coding sequence ATGCGTCATTTGCCCCGTGCCGTTGCCCGAAGCCTGTTTCCCGCAGCTATCGCTGGCGTGTTCGCTCTCGGCCCATATCAGGCTGGAGCCGCCGAGGACGATGCCCCCAAGGGGCCGGCGGTCACGGTGCTGAAGGTCGCGAAATCCTGCTTCTCCGACATCGTCGAGGCCACCGGCACGATCATCGCGCGCGAGGAGACCTCGGTGCGGCCCGAACGTCCCAGCTTGAAGGTAACCGAGGTGCTGGCCGAAGCCGGCCAGACCATCACTGCCGGCCAGGTGCTGGCGCGGCTGGCGCTGCCGGAAGGCGGCACGCTTCAGGTCACCGCGCCGGTGGCGGGCGTGATCGCCACGTCGACCGCGCAGATCGGCAATTTCGCCTCGGCCAAGGGCGAGGCCCTGTTCACGATCGTGGCGCGCAGCGAATATGATCTGGTCGGTCTGGTCGCGACCACCGACATGCGCAAGCTCGCCGTCAATCAGCAAGCGACCGTGCGCATCGCCGGCGCCGGCGACATCGACGGCAAGATTCGCCGCATCGGGCCGACCGTCGAGCAAAACATCCAGCAGGGCATGGTCTATATCGGCATCTCCTCGCAGAAGCGCCTGTTGCTCAACGCGAGCGGGCGCGCGCTGATCAAGACCGGGCAGAGCTGCAACGTCGCGGTGCCGCTGACGGCCGTGCAATATTCCTCGGCCGGCACCGTGGTGCAGGTGATCCGCCGCAATCGCGTCGAGACCAAGCGCGTCGAGATCGGATTGATGTCGGGCGGCAATATCGAGGTCCGCGACGGCCTCAACGATGGCGACGTCATCGTCGCCCGCGCCGGCGCGCTGCTGCGCGAGGGCGATCCGGTGCGCCCGGTGATGGCGAGCGCGGAAGCGGCGAAGTAG
- a CDS encoding EAL domain-containing protein, with product MGTSIRWTARMRALLRRLRGAPLTWLIVGGFVLMAATAIGTALTVDRFRQNAIESGRDSLENSVRMLARHFDREFEDFAVLQKSIIAELESRGIESAEVFRSEMGTLAMHEVLRAKASGWSDVAGANVFDSKGVLINSSRRWPVAEISVADRGYFNRLKNDPAAQEEIEVVKGRLGNGPAIVFARRVSGPHGEFLGLVSRAIAPEQLESFFASTGLGEESSIAMHHQNGQLLARIPHVDAMIGQNYRKGTPEQMAVFERTFVTTKLASPIDGKDRIVASRLLTGEPLVVIATKSLDATLATWRTQTKFFVTVAVLSIGLLVLTLYLIFRQVTHRLSLEKQRLDTAMNTMTQGLLMFDQDERLIVCNRRYIEMYALSSEVVKPGAHFRDVIQHRHDTGSFHGDVSSYCDDILNNVGRTQSTIVETADGRLIEIKNQPGAAGGWLATHDDVTARIRADERIAHMAHYDALTDLPNRVLMRGHLERRVAELAQGKPFAILYIDVDEFKGVNDSLGHEVGDELLRQVANRLRACVSGNDMVARLGGDEFAIIKAGTNDEAQLTTLAETILNALRTPVNCKGQEIPTDASIGIAIAPDHGDNIDDLLKRADLAMYAAKSEGRRTFRVFSPEYDAKAKARRQLELDLRQALARSEFEVHYQPLVDLAANVVTGCEALLRWRHPERGMVSPADFIPVAEETGLIGEIGEWVLKQACTEAASWPGQIHVAVNVSPVQFRSRTLALKVAAALAESGLAPERLELEITETVLIRDDEEALTILQQLRELGVRIALDDFGTGYSSLSYLHRFPFDKIKIDRSFISDIGEPEDSSPIVQAVVHMAAARRMATTAEGVETEAQREVLRQLGCSQMQGWLFSPAVPAAKLKQLLSAQAAAA from the coding sequence ATGGGCACATCGATCCGATGGACCGCGCGGATGCGCGCGTTGCTGCGCCGCTTGCGCGGGGCACCGCTGACATGGCTGATCGTCGGCGGCTTCGTGCTGATGGCCGCGACCGCCATCGGCACCGCGCTCACCGTCGACCGCTTCCGGCAGAACGCGATCGAGAGCGGCCGCGACAGCCTGGAAAACTCCGTCCGCATGCTGGCGCGGCATTTCGACCGCGAGTTCGAGGACTTTGCGGTGCTCCAGAAGAGCATCATCGCCGAGCTCGAAAGCCGCGGCATCGAATCCGCCGAGGTGTTCCGCAGCGAGATGGGCACGCTCGCCATGCACGAGGTGCTGCGCGCAAAGGCCAGCGGCTGGTCCGACGTCGCCGGCGCCAACGTGTTCGATTCCAAGGGCGTGCTGATCAACTCGTCGCGGCGCTGGCCGGTCGCCGAGATATCGGTGGCCGACCGCGGCTATTTCAATCGGCTCAAGAACGATCCGGCCGCGCAGGAAGAGATCGAGGTCGTAAAGGGCCGCCTCGGTAACGGACCGGCGATCGTGTTCGCCCGGCGCGTCTCCGGCCCGCACGGCGAATTCCTTGGGCTCGTCTCGCGCGCGATCGCGCCGGAGCAGCTCGAATCCTTCTTCGCCTCGACTGGGCTGGGCGAAGAATCCTCGATCGCGATGCATCACCAGAACGGCCAGCTGCTCGCGCGCATCCCGCATGTCGATGCGATGATCGGGCAGAACTACCGCAAGGGCACGCCCGAGCAGATGGCGGTGTTCGAGCGCACCTTCGTCACCACGAAGCTCGCAAGCCCGATCGACGGCAAGGACCGCATCGTCGCTTCGCGCCTCCTCACCGGCGAGCCGCTGGTCGTGATTGCGACCAAGTCGCTGGATGCGACGCTCGCCACCTGGCGCACGCAGACGAAGTTCTTCGTCACGGTGGCCGTGCTGTCGATCGGCCTGCTCGTGCTCACGCTCTATCTGATCTTCCGCCAGGTGACGCACCGGCTCTCGCTGGAGAAGCAGCGGCTCGACACCGCCATGAACACCATGACGCAGGGCCTGTTGATGTTCGATCAGGACGAGCGGCTGATCGTCTGTAACCGGCGCTATATCGAGATGTACGCTCTGTCGAGCGAGGTGGTGAAGCCCGGCGCCCATTTCCGCGACGTGATCCAGCATCGCCACGACACCGGCTCGTTCCACGGCGACGTCTCGTCCTATTGCGACGACATCCTGAACAATGTCGGGCGCACCCAGAGCACCATCGTCGAGACCGCCGACGGCCGGCTGATCGAGATCAAGAACCAGCCGGGCGCGGCCGGCGGCTGGCTCGCCACCCATGACGACGTCACCGCGCGCATCCGCGCCGATGAGCGTATCGCCCATATGGCGCATTACGACGCGTTGACCGACCTGCCCAACCGCGTGCTGATGCGCGGGCATCTGGAGCGCCGCGTCGCCGAGCTTGCCCAAGGCAAGCCGTTCGCGATCCTCTATATCGATGTCGACGAGTTCAAGGGCGTCAACGATTCGCTCGGACACGAGGTCGGCGACGAGCTGCTGCGCCAGGTCGCGAACCGTCTGCGCGCCTGCGTCAGCGGCAACGACATGGTGGCACGGCTCGGCGGCGACGAATTCGCCATCATCAAGGCCGGCACCAACGATGAGGCCCAGCTGACCACGCTGGCGGAAACGATCTTGAATGCCCTGCGCACACCCGTGAACTGCAAGGGCCAGGAGATCCCGACCGATGCCAGCATCGGCATCGCGATCGCGCCCGACCATGGCGACAATATCGACGACCTGCTCAAGCGCGCCGATCTCGCTATGTACGCCGCGAAGTCGGAAGGGCGCCGCACCTTCCGCGTCTTCTCACCCGAATACGACGCCAAGGCGAAGGCGCGCCGGCAGCTCGAGCTCGATCTGCGGCAGGCGCTCGCGCGCAGCGAGTTCGAGGTGCACTACCAGCCGCTGGTCGACCTCGCGGCCAATGTCGTCACCGGCTGCGAGGCGCTGCTGCGCTGGCGCCACCCGGAACGCGGCATGGTTTCGCCCGCAGACTTCATTCCGGTTGCGGAAGAGACCGGCCTGATCGGCGAGATCGGCGAATGGGTGCTGAAGCAGGCCTGTACCGAGGCCGCGAGCTGGCCCGGCCAGATCCACGTTGCGGTGAACGTGTCGCCGGTGCAGTTCCGATCGCGAACGCTCGCGCTCAAGGTCGCCGCCGCGCTCGCGGAGTCGGGGCTGGCGCCGGAACGGCTCGAGCTCGAGATCACCGAGACCGTGCTCATTCGCGATGACGAGGAGGCGCTGACCATCCTCCAGCAGCTGCGCGAGCTCGGCGTACGAATCGCGCTCGACGATTTCGGCACCGGCTATTCGTCGCTGAGCTATCTGCACCGCTTCCCGTTCGACAAGATCAAGATCGATCGCAGCTTCATCAGCGACATCGGCGAGCCCGAGGATTCCTCGCCGATCGTGCAGGCCGTGGTGCACATGGCCGCCGCCCGCCGCATGGCGACGACCGCCGAAGGCGTCGAGACCGAGGCCCAGCGCGAGGTGCTGCGCCAGCTCGGATGCAGCCAGATGCAGGGCTGGCTGTTCAGCCCCGCGGTGCCCGCGGCGAAACTGAAACAGCTCTTGTCGGCGCAGGCCGCGGCGGCTTGA
- a CDS encoding lactonase family protein, with protein sequence MLRPTRRIASRLPHVAIATTLAFLALIPGVRAGMAETFAYVGNADSNDISVFKMAESGEMMPVQTAAFTGVEKPGSSTPLAITPDKRVLIAGIRSQPYLAVSFAINPKTGQLSHIGNGPLADSMANIAIDRSGKFLFSASYGGNKVALNPLQANGVVGEPKQVIPTGLNAHAVVSSPDNRFAFATNLGSDQVLSFAFDATTGTLTPSDPPAHKLPEKSGPRHFVFHPGGKFVYLVHELNGDVAAFSYDAKSGAWTEIQRTSALPEGFNGKASDKKPWAADIHITPDGRFLYASERTTNTLTAYKVDATSGKLTTIGSVPTEKQPRGFNIDPSGRYLAAVGELSDGMTVYAINQSSGALAKLKSYPTGKKPNWVEFLSLP encoded by the coding sequence ATGTTGAGACCGACCCGACGCATCGCATCGCGCCTGCCGCACGTTGCGATCGCCACCACCCTCGCCTTTCTCGCCCTCATCCCTGGAGTCCGTGCCGGCATGGCCGAAACCTTCGCTTATGTCGGCAACGCCGACAGCAACGACATCAGCGTGTTCAAGATGGCCGAGAGCGGCGAGATGATGCCGGTGCAGACGGCCGCCTTCACCGGCGTCGAAAAGCCGGGATCCTCGACGCCGCTCGCGATCACCCCCGACAAGCGCGTGCTGATCGCCGGAATCCGCTCGCAGCCATACCTCGCGGTGAGCTTCGCGATCAACCCCAAGACGGGCCAGCTCAGTCATATCGGCAACGGACCGCTCGCCGACAGCATGGCCAATATCGCCATCGATCGCAGCGGCAAGTTCCTGTTCAGTGCCTCCTATGGCGGCAACAAGGTCGCGCTGAATCCGCTTCAAGCCAACGGCGTCGTCGGTGAGCCGAAGCAGGTGATCCCGACCGGGCTGAACGCGCACGCCGTCGTGTCCTCGCCCGACAACCGCTTCGCGTTCGCGACCAATCTCGGCTCCGACCAGGTGCTGAGCTTTGCGTTCGACGCCACGACCGGCACGCTGACGCCGAGCGATCCGCCGGCACACAAGCTGCCGGAAAAATCCGGGCCGCGGCACTTCGTATTCCACCCGGGTGGCAAGTTCGTCTATCTCGTTCACGAGCTGAACGGCGACGTCGCGGCGTTCAGCTATGACGCCAAGAGCGGCGCCTGGACCGAGATCCAGCGCACCAGCGCACTGCCCGAAGGGTTCAACGGCAAAGCCTCCGATAAAAAACCTTGGGCCGCCGACATCCACATCACGCCCGACGGGCGCTTCCTCTACGCCTCCGAGCGCACCACGAACACGCTCACCGCCTACAAGGTCGATGCAACAAGCGGCAAGCTGACCACGATCGGCAGCGTGCCGACCGAGAAGCAGCCCCGCGGCTTCAACATCGATCCCTCTGGGCGCTATCTCGCCGCGGTCGGCGAACTCTCCGACGGCATGACGGTCTATGCGATCAACCAGAGCAGCGGCGCGCTCGCCAAGCTGAAATCCTATCCCACCGGCAAGAAGCCGAACTGGGTGGAGTTTCTGAGCCTGCCGTGA